A region of the Culex quinquefasciatus strain JHB chromosome 1, VPISU_Cqui_1.0_pri_paternal, whole genome shotgun sequence genome:
tttgctggtattaaatgccaatataatgccgctatttagtgcctcgcggttacttgggttctgcaaggcaggcaacaaacgtttactcaacaaggattcaggtaacggctcaacgtggctgtttaagctgttacctatccagacacaaaagaagaacgaggacgtagtaccgtaaaacgggatgactttgatagccggggtgactttccgaatttttccgcaaaataaagagtacaattaaaatacgtacggaatggtttagaacaggggtgctcaaagtttttggaggccggaccaaatttgaagctcaaatgagcttgcgggcctaataaaaaaaaaggttattgaaaaaaataaattacattattttaatttaaaagatttaaattgctattttaataaaatttaaattcaaaataatagaaaccacaaaatgaCGGTTTTCTATTGGTatcgttgattttattgtttcaggtatttgaaaaaaagtttttagctaaatgtacttgtgttttcaaaaaaaaaaaagttttgtttttatatttcgaaaatggtgacattacatgCTGAACAATTTATCTAAAAGCGTATTTTTATCTATAAattaagtgtggctaatgaaaaatcgttgagagccagaatttcaacatttcaatggaaaaaaaatgttagaaaatgttttaagcttccgtatagttaaactgcaatcataattttcaaaaaaaaaggattcaacagaaaaaaacattttagcgaaaaacagttatttatttcatcgaaaattcactaaaattcatttttttaataaacttaccTGATTCTTAATGCAAtggaatgcatatttaataaatttcagctgattgcacttacatttcatttttttttgaatttttgaagttttttgaaaatatatttttgctccttgtTTTTGAGCTAATTTTTTATAATGTtggaggggtgggttgatcgacgaaagctttgtaaaatatgtgcaacaaacttgatcctccgatttccacattttgtctgcctgaatagttgatagtcaatcagattcgttatctaactgtaatgagttcgaatcccgaaggaagtgcaatgtatgtttgagggtcagttcataaaagttgatgtttgagggtcagttcataaaagtgtcattatgacttgcaaattaataaagaaaacttacatttttgcaactattacagaattctacctaagtcaatcttcaacgtttttcaatatttctaaaaatgtttgatgaaaattttgacaatatttactagtttcactcacattaaaacgtatgaaattgttttaaatataaaatattttgaacacagtatttgtatcctaaagtggggatcaaaatattgataaataataagttttttttattaacaaaaaataaaaaagataagtatataaaagtttaaaataaaccttaattttgaaaaagtataaaatcactttacaagtggtacacgggccattttacaggatcattcaaaatgggtccgcgggccacaaaatataacctcgcgggccacgtttggcccgcgggccatactttggtcacccctggtttagaatcatactgaccgtggtagagaagtgttcaaagtacatcaaaaagaacttttcataaaattttgaaaagtttaaaaagttagttatagttaagaaaatgttgatgaaagtcataattttaagcttctcaaagtgtcataattttctcaatgaacatgattttgaatcggaaagcgGAAtggattttcggattctttggaaaattttccactaggagaaggttaaataagtttgtaaataacaaataatatgtgtttttgaaaaataattctaaaaaatctccagatttataggcattttcagtagaacaaattttatacaaaatgtgaaaacatgtgattcgtgcttcgaattcagtataaaatgcaatataaatcgataatctaatctaatctaatctaaccctatcgcagccagtctttcgagggcatcctggagaatgccttaggtggattaacgcctagcatcttcttgtcattattaacatttgcagtgccccattgcattagaatgcattgaaacatcacaaacgttaaagcggccaggccaactgcgtaaagtttaccgcaaagatgattcgttgaattggattgagtttaaaCACGAATGTTgaaacagcaatacagttctgaatctacaggggaggaagaaacgtggggatcccccgctcacgttcctgtgtttagagcaatttatcgttgggagcaaccatgctaagaagttttggtgctccggcaCCCTCttggatgggacattgtatttccacaaatgccctggacactatttgccgtagttatagcgccacaactcgctctctgttgaTGATAAAACAAGGATAAGTGCAAAatcgctacatttttatttaatgattaggtatttaatattaaatataattttaatttaattccaTTTTAACACAAGGATAAGAAAATAAACTCACTCACCTTGAAATATGAAGAGCAATGCCGGCATACACGATCGCATGCACAGTAAGCTTACCTTAATTTTGTGGTAACGTCGATCAACCGTTACCATGGCTCAGAACTGATTTCTGACCCTCTCTCACTCCCAGAGCGGCCCGTCCAATGTTGACGCTCCACCACATTTTCCCTCGCTCCCGCAACATTCGTTGATGAGCGACAAAAAATTCGGTGGCAATATGTGGTGCGTTGGTTGCGACGCGGCGACGACACACCAACACATCCAAACAGTGATCAGCCAACCAAACACACGCACCATCCACCTCTCCTCAGCATCATCACTCCCACCGCTCGACGCCCCACAACGCCGATTCTGCTCGAGTGGCGGCCTTCCTCAATGCGCAATGCGTTGCTCTTTCGCAACTCTTCACTCTTCTTCCTTCAACACCCCGACGGTTCTTTCCCAACACACTGCACCAACACACGCAACTTTTCAATCCGGAGCAGTTCATCGAGTTCATCCGGTTCATCTCACTTATTTGCATTGTCGGTGTATTAGTGTGACATTTCTCGCTACGGCCCTTTGGCGAGAAACAATAACACAATGGCTTCCATAGAACCGcacaaaaacgaaacgaaaaacgCTAAATTAACCCACAaactatgaaaacttaaaaaactttcaCTGTTTTCTTCTTAATCAACGTTTCTTGGATTTGTGTAGGCAACTTCCAGACTAAAAGAACGCagaaatcacttgaaaaatcgATCCAAAACAAGCGCGACGACAAAACCCGCTACGCGCGGTTGGAGACTCGGGGGCCTctcaaaatgcaatataaatcgataattttataaacaaaactagttttaacaaatttcagacaaaattccgactttttaacaattttaccaaaaatttatgtgtattttgttaaaaagcttataaacttagttaactaatcataaacattgatttttttcttaaaaactatatcagctactttagtgatggtacatttaacgtacaaattttgaacatgagcagttctctaggatttcggtcattcgattttttttgtattttttaatccgactgaaacttttttggtgccttcggtatgcccaaagaagccattttgcatcattagtttgtccatataattttccatacaaattcggcagctgtccatacaaaaatgatgtatgaaaattcaaaaatctgtatcttttgaaggaattttttgatcgatttggtgtcttcggcaaagttgtaggtatggatacggactacactggaaaaaataatacaaggtaaaaaaaatttggtgattttttatttaactttatcactaaaacttgatttacaaaaaacactatttttaatttttttatttttgatatgttttagaaggcataaaatgccaacttttcagaaatttcaggttgtgcaaaaatcactgaccgagttctgaatttttaatcaatactgatttttcaaaaatcgaaattttggtcgtaaaattttcaacttcatttttcgatgtaaaatcaaatttgcaatcaaaagtactttactgaaattttgataaagtgcaccgttttcaagttatagccatatttaagtgactttttgaaaatagtcgcagtttttcatttttaaattagtgcacatgtttgcccagttttgaaaaaaatatttttgaaaaaaagaaaattctctatattttgcttatttggactttgttgatacgacctttagttgctgagatattgcaatgcaaaggtttaaaaacaggaaaattgatgttttctaagtttcacccaaacaacccaccattttctatcgtcaatatctcagcaactaatggtccgattttcaatgttaatatatgaaacatttaagaaattttccgatctcttcgaaaaaatattttggaattttcaaatcaagactaacatttcacaaaggccaaacattcaatattacgcccttttaaaatgtttgtcttgatttgaaaattccaaaaatatttttcgaaaagatcggaaaatttcacaattgtttcatatattaacattgaaaatcggaccattagttgctgagatattgacgatagaaaatggtgggttgtttgggtgaaacttagaaaacatcaattttcctgtttttaaacctttgcattgcaatatctcagcaactaaaggtcgtatcaacatagtccaaataagcaaaatatagagaattttctcagcttttcaaaaatatttttttcaaaactgggcaaacatgtgcactaatttaaaaatgaaaactgcgactattttcaaaaagtcacttaaatatggctataacttgaaaacggtgcactttatcaaaattttagtaaagtacttttgattgcaaatttgattttacatcgaaaaatgaagttgaaaaattttacgaccaaaatttcgatttttgaaaaatcagtattgattaaaaaattcataactcggtcagtgatttttgcacaacctgaaatttctgaaaagttggcattttatgccttctaaaacatatcaaaaaataaaaaaaattaaaaatagtgtttttttgtaaatcaagttttagtgataaaaagttaaataaaaaaatcaccaaattttttttaccgtgtattatttttttccagtgtagtccgtatccatacctacaactttgccgaagacaccaaatcgatcaaaaaattccttcaaaagatacagatttttgaattttcatacatcatttttgtatggacagctgccgaatttgtatggaaaattatatggacaaactaatgatgcaaaatggcttctgggcataccgaaggcaccaaaaaagtttcagccggattaaaaaatacaaaaattaaaattgaagaaaaaagaccgatttcgtagagaattgctcacatcttaaatatgatttcagcaagaaaaactatgactatcaaagtcaccccggaatttaaactaagaatttttaacgtaactctttttctaaacactattgaaacaacttttttttccaaaatagtgcatggactttgtgtggcctaccccagtacatgttttaaaaataataatcttgagaaaaaccttacctgttggaaaatattccaaaaacaaattgaaatcctatcaaagtcaccccggtttacggtacctacaagtctgcaagtagtagacgaaatacgtatctgttaagatattaaaaatatatagcggaattaaaaggaacaacgcGTCAcgttgtattcatagtaatgcattctgctaaaacgctcaaccaaaccacaattaatGCCCGTATTACTCCACTTCattaattgtggtttggttgagcgttttagcagcattactatgaatacaacgTGACgcgttgttccttttaattccgctatatatttttaatatcttaacagatacgtatttcgtctactacttgcagtaGTAGTTTTTTTATTGCTCCACTTcatttgtcgtagagggctcatatttggcatgagctcatctcatgtatagactaacaaaccctgaaaatttcatctaaatcgGAGCAACAAATCGaaacgacctctagaacaaaccgagcaaaatctacaaaaaatgtATCTTAATTAAACTATCTTTtcaatccgattttttttttcagatttcaagtttttgaatacattttaagtaagagcagttctctacggaatcggtctttttttcttttttggtgccttcggtatgcccaaagaagccattttgcatcattagtttgtccatataatttttcatacaaatttggcagctgtccatacaaaaatgatctaatctaatctaatctgtccatacaaaaatgatgtgtgaaaattcaaaatctgtatcttttgaaggattttttgatcgatttggtgtctttggcaaagttgtaggtatggatatggactacactgaaaaaatgatacacggtaaaaaaatttggtgatttttaatttaacttttgtcactaaaacttgatttgcaaaaaacactatttttaattttttatttttgatatgttttagaggacatcaaatgccaacttttcagaaatttccagaatgggcaaaaaatctttgaccgagttatgattttttgaatcaatacagattttttcaaaaaatcgaaatattagtcgaaaaaatttttcaacttcatttttcgatgaaaaatcgaatttgcaatcaaaaagtactcaagtaaatttttgataaagtgcaccgtttccaagttataaccatttttaggtaacttttttgaaaatagtggcagtttttcattttttaaaaatagtgcccatgtttgcccaccattgaaaaaaatatttttgaaaagctgagaaaattctctatattttgctttttggacttcgttgatacgacccttagttgctgagatatagagttatctaagcccgctttcacgcacactagcacgccatttgttttgctggccggtacaaaatttaacctcaatctttttcgtgtacgtacacgcaatacatgcgcacatagataactctattgccatgcaaaggttaaaaaacaggaaaattgatgttttctaagtctcacccaaacaacccaccattttctaatgtcgatatctcagcaactataggtccgatttacaatgttaaaacatgaaacattcgtgaaattttccggtcttttcgaaaaaatattttcaaaaatttaaatcaagactaacatttcaaatggaaaCATTTCACTATTAGAAAGGGTTATTCAAAACAAccatgaagcaaaaaaaaacttgattgaaCCTAAAATCTCCAGAAATGTACTCTATGATGTCACCAACAACCTACAGTTAAATTTTACGTTTTCTCGAAACGGTAAGAAGCAACATacggaaatatttcacattCACGTCGACGTGCAAAAAACACATGAATAGTTATTATTTACTTTATAATTGTTCAGATTTTCGCAAATGCtttctcaaaaattatgaaagcgCACAACAACGGTGAAACGATTTCAATCCGCCGCAGCGAGTTTtctcaaatttgatttcatttgatttgatgtgataaccaacgGAAGATGTTCAGCGGCTTCGGGCATCGCCAGCTCGTCAGAGATTCAACGAAACCAGGCGGGAAAGGGCCCTCCGCGCGCCAAGGCTTACTGTTCtcaaatttcctcaaaaaaggTCCAAAAACAGCAATGCAACCagtttcaacgaatcatctgtGCGGTTAACTTTTCACAGTCTGCCTTGCCGAtgaaaagaagaacgaggaaaGTGTTCGTTACAACATTTTCCAGCATGCATTCTAAGGACTGATTGTAATAATAAGTGTTTAGTAGATTAAATTACAATAAACTTCTCTCAAACATATTTTACCCAAAAATGTCAATGAACGACAAAATAGTACTAAGTATACggaaataaaatttatgtaagAATTTTTTAGAGCTCACTCTCACCAATACCACCCCGAACCGTAAACTGCTACACCTTTTCAGCTTTCCACTGTTGGCactgtcatcatcatcatcatcggtgTCATCGTCAGCTCCGTCATCAAGCCAGTATGCACTGCTGTCTGCACTGTTCAGTTAgtcaaaaatttcattcatcGAGAGACAACGCAGCAGACCATCCCAACAAACAGTTTTGGACAGATGTACTGATAAGCTCGATGTTGGTCAGATACAGGTTCAGAGTGGGCTCGGAGCTGAATAATTAACGTAACTAAACCATTTCAGGGGTAGGGTCATTGTACTTTGACACCGTTGTGGAAAGTGGATCTAATCTTAGTTTTCTTTCAGCAATGAAACGTTCAACGTACGAGAACGTCTTCGTCACCGTCGGAACGACCCAGTTCGAGGACCTTATCAACATGGTCACCTCCGAACCCGTGGTGACCCAGCTCCGCCGGATGGGTTGCCGCAAGTTGATGCTCCAGGTTGGACGTGGCAAGCATCCTGCGCTGGCGAAATCAATGTGCGGTCCCGACATCGATGTCCGCTTCTACGATCTCAAGTCCAGCATAGCCGAGGACATCCGGCAGGCGGATCTGGTCATCAGTCACGCCGGTGCCGGAAGCTGTATCGAGGTGCTCGGAGCGGAGAAGCCGCTGGTGGTGGTCGTAAACGAGCGACTAATGGACAATCACCAGACGGAGCTGGCGGAACAGTTGAGTAAGGAGGGTTACCTGCTGTACTGTACACCGACGACGCTGGCGACGACCCTCGAGGGGAGTGACTTTGGTCAGCTGAAGCAGTTTCCGCCTGGGTCTGTGGCCGATTTCATTAGTTATTTGGATGCGTTTATGGGTTTTTAGAGAAAGCGTAACAGTGCGGGTTAAATGTATGGCGTTTTATATTAGTTTGCTCAGGTGGTTTCCACGCAATGGATGACCGCGTGGAACTGTTTGTTATTTAtaggaaaataaattatttataactTTTCTCAGCTCGTAGGTGCGAATTGGCATTTATAATAAAGTTTTGTACTACATGGTAGCTAGTTGCATGATCTAAATGTCAATTTATATTGagaaatgtttgtaaactatcTGTTGCCAAACTGTTGGCAGTCcagtttgcttttgctttttttattgctatttatCAATCGTGATATTTTTTAGCCGCTCCTTCGATACTTTCCCACCATTCTCCATTAAAGGAccaattctggagcaacatttgaaaagggtgaAACGACATTGCTATTACTGTCTTTAATGCCATGTGTTAAAATGATAAGAAATACTGAAGAGCACTGTCATACCAAGCAATGggctgtaatttcaatttttacggtatgagatagaacggggttcaattccccggcggaatacagtgtacaattttttcgcaaattatcttaattcaatgtttatcactttccaatgtttctcaccatgagacatgtgttgctctaattCAGGGGACGCTCAAAGTTTTTgtaggccgggccaaatttgcaaaataggaaatttataaaaaaatgaaataaggatattttaatttttaagacttgaaaatactacaaaatgaaagttatttttaaaatttccatatttttatttttatttttggtattgaaatttttaagaaaaataaatgagcatgagc
Encoded here:
- the LOC6045192 gene encoding UDP-N-acetylglucosamine transferase subunit ALG13 homolog → MKRSTYENVFVTVGTTQFEDLINMVTSEPVVTQLRRMGCRKLMLQVGRGKHPALAKSMCGPDIDVRFYDLKSSIAEDIRQADLVISHAGAGSCIEVLGAEKPLVVVVNERLMDNHQTELAEQLSKEGYLLYCTPTTLATTLEGSDFGQLKQFPPGSVADFISYLDAFMGF